The uncultured Mailhella sp. genome segment AGTACACGTCGTAGATGATGCCCGAAGGGCCGCTGTAGCACAGGGGCACTTCACGCTTCATGCGCGACACGATGAACAGTTCCATGCCGTCGTGGATGGACACGGTGCGGCAGCCGAGAATCTTCACCTTCTTGTCCACGTCGGGCACGAAGTAGTACTTGGCTCGTTCCGGGGCGCAGAAGGCGTACAGGCTTTCCTTGAGCAGCTTGCTCACGACTTCCTGCCGCGTAAGGTAGTGACGGATCACGCCGAGGGGGGTTCCGGCCTCCACGAAGGAGCCGTCGAGATCTCGATAGAGCTTCTGGAGCACGCCGCGTTCGGTGGCGAGCACCTTGCGCGGATTCTTCTCGCGCGTGATGGTTGCAATGTGCGTGCCGGGAATTTCCTTCCAGGTGCCGGTAAAGCCGCTCACGCGGTCGCCTTCCTTGATGTCGGCGAACTGAATCACGCCCGTGTGCGGAGCGCAGACCTCCCGTTCCGTGTAGGGCGCGGCCTTGAGTTCTTCCATAACTTCGGCAATGTCTCTCATGCTTTCACCCTAGCGATAGTAAAGGTTGCGGCCGCCCATGGTTTCGAGGGCCTGGCGCAGGTTGGCGCGCACGTCGCGGCGATCCCAAACGCCCTGGATGTGCCCGCGGGAAAGCGCCTTGTAGCAGTTGTGATGATCCGGCGGAATGTCGAGACCGGTGGTGTTCTTGATGACGCCCGGGCCCGCGAAGCCGATGTCCGAAGAGCGGATGGCGAACTGATAGAACGCGCAGCCGAGGAAGCTGGCCACCGGGCCGCCGTAGGACTTGGTATCGTAGAGCACGAGGTACAGGCCGCCGGACTCGATGTAGCGACGCACGGCCACGGTGCAGCGCGGCATCTGAATGACGCCGTGCGTGCCTTCCTGAATGCGTATGCCCGCGGTGCCGTGGCAGTACACGATGAACGGATAGCGCTTGCGGCGCGCGCGATCGGCGGCAGCCACGAACTTGGAGCCTTCGGCCACGCCCACGGATCCGCCGCGGAACGAGCCCACCAGAATGGCCACCACCACCTGCACGCCGTCGAGACGGGCTTCAAAGGTGATGCAGCCGCTCTTGAGGCCGGTCTTTTTCTTGGCCGCGGCGATCTTTTCGTCGAATCCGGGGAAGTTCAGCGGGTTGCCGGCTTCCACTTCGGTATTGAATTCATAGAGCGAATTTTCGTCGAAGCAGTTGTTCATCACCCACTGGTATTCCATGGGGAAGTGATGTCCGCACGACGAGCACACGCCCGCAAATTCGTTGTAGAGATCGGGAGCCCACATGTCCATGCAGCCGCGCTGCGCCGAATACGGACACGACACCGCACGATCTTCCTTGGCCTTGGGGCTGACCCAGGCCCATCCGGAATGGTTGTCTTCCTCCCATTCGGAAAGCGTGGTCAGCTCTTCGGTGTTGCCCGCGGGTTCCTCCACCTTGCCGTGACGCAGCTTGTTCCACGGCTTCATGGCGCGCAGCTTGAGCATTTCCCATTCCGAACCTATTTCTTCAAGCAGGTTCGAGAAGGTGCGGCGGTTGCGGTGATAGAAATCATAAATAAGGCGATTGTAGATTTCCCACCACTGTTCGGACCATGCGTCGCCGAGGCGTCCCATGACGGAACGCCGGTTCTGACACTCGCGGTGCGAGGCCTTGATGAACTTGTTCTGACGCATTTCCACGAGACGCTGACGCGCCTTGCGGGAAAGATCCCAGCGCACGGAGAATTCGTCGAGATTGAGTTCCCTGTCGCGGAAGCGGCGCAGCGTGGCGGCGCGCAGCGGCGCGAGACCGCGGGCGGCGAGCACGACTTCGTCGGTGGCGCGGATCACTTCCTGACGGATGGTGCGGAAGAACTCGTAGTGGTACGGACGCGCGCCGAGCACGGGTTCCTGAATGATCTTGTCGATGTAGCCGAACTTGAGGTTGTCTTCGGCGGTGAGGTGCAGATCCTTGGCGCAGCGTTCCACGAGATCGGCGGAAGCGCGCGCCCCGCCGCGCAGATGACCTTCAATGGCGGCCGCGCCTTCGGGCGAGATCACGGAATAGTAGCCGTGCGAGAACATGAGGCGCTTGTCGGCGAGGGAAATGGCTTCGGCGCCGCCGGAACCGCCTTCGGAAAACACCGCGATGAGCGGCACGGTAAGGCCGGCCATTTCGTAGATGTTGCGGGCGATCTGCTGAGCCGCGCCGGGATAGTCTTCCAGCGGATAGCCGCCCGGCGTGAACACGTAGGCGTGAATCGGAATGCCTTCGGTTTCGGCCACGCCCATGTAGTGCTTGGCCTTGGCGTTGCCCCAGGGCTTGGCGGAGCCGCCGTTGCGGAATTCCTCGCCGTGGCCCTTTTCGTGACCCATCACGAGCACGGGCTGATGATACACCTTGCCGTGACGCTTGCGCGTGATGTAGGCGCGGGCGATGACCATGGCCGGATCGTTGGTGTGCTCGCCCTGCCCGCCGATTTCGGTGTAG includes the following:
- a CDS encoding biotin attachment protein, with protein sequence MRDIAEVMEELKAAPYTEREVCAPHTGVIQFADIKEGDRVSGFTGTWKEIPGTHIATITREKNPRKVLATERGVLQKLYRDLDGSFVEAGTPLGVIRHYLTRQEVVSKLLKESLYAFCAPERAKYYFVPDVDKKVKILGCRTVSIHDGMELFIVSRMKREVPLCYSGPSGIIYDVYFDQTQNVDAGSPLIVVCPPEQQTAVEDVVARVQSEWNEGE
- a CDS encoding acetyl-CoA carboxylase carboxyl transferase subunit alpha/beta: MEWEKQLHQLSDRLCYLKDIFPGKHEEDIALLETRLGETRRKLESCTAEEAQAEMTSLEDLFFFMECKLEDKLTPMDKVRIVRHPHRICLRDILENVYDNYTEIGGQGEHTNDPAMVIARAYITRKRHGKVYHQPVLVMGHEKGHGEEFRNGGSAKPWGNAKAKHYMGVAETEGIPIHAYVFTPGGYPLEDYPGAAQQIARNIYEMAGLTVPLIAVFSEGGSGGAEAISLADKRLMFSHGYYSVISPEGAAAIEGHLRGGARASADLVERCAKDLHLTAEDNLKFGYIDKIIQEPVLGARPYHYEFFRTIRQEVIRATDEVVLAARGLAPLRAATLRRFRDRELNLDEFSVRWDLSRKARQRLVEMRQNKFIKASHRECQNRRSVMGRLGDAWSEQWWEIYNRLIYDFYHRNRRTFSNLLEEIGSEWEMLKLRAMKPWNKLRHGKVEEPAGNTEELTTLSEWEEDNHSGWAWVSPKAKEDRAVSCPYSAQRGCMDMWAPDLYNEFAGVCSSCGHHFPMEYQWVMNNCFDENSLYEFNTEVEAGNPLNFPGFDEKIAAAKKKTGLKSGCITFEARLDGVQVVVAILVGSFRGGSVGVAEGSKFVAAADRARRKRYPFIVYCHGTAGIRIQEGTHGVIQMPRCTVAVRRYIESGGLYLVLYDTKSYGGPVASFLGCAFYQFAIRSSDIGFAGPGVIKNTTGLDIPPDHHNCYKALSRGHIQGVWDRRDVRANLRQALETMGGRNLYYR